GGACATATATTTTGTAAAAGTTCTGAAAATGGATGTTGCAGGAGTGGCGGCCGCTACTTTGATTTCTCAAATAACAACAACTCTTTTATCAGTTTTTATAATTTTAAAGACTTTTTCATTAAAGGAAATTTTACATAATATAAATTTAAAAGAAATTTTTGACAAAGCTGAAGTAAAAAAGGTTGGAGCGGTAAATTTGGATTTGGTATTAAGAACAGTGTGCCTTTTGGTAACAACAAATTTATTTTTGGAAAAAGCTGCACACAATGGAAAAATTATATTGGCTGCAAATTCCATATTATTTCAGGTTCAGTATCTGATGTCATACATTTTTGACGGCTTTGCCAACGCTTCAAGCGTATTTTCGGGTATAGCAGTCGGAGAGAAGGATTTTAGAAAACTAAAATGGGTAATGAGAAAGTCAATTCATCTTTGTATCATAATCTCAGCATTTTTAAGTACAGCATTTATTTTAGGTGGTGAAAAACTGCTATTATTTTACACAAAGAATACAGAAGTTATAAACACTGCAAATCAGTATAAAATGTGGATAGCTGCATTTCCAATAGTTGTAAGCTTTGGATTAGTAATTTATGGAAATTTTACAGGTGCTACAGAAACAGCATATATAAGAAATTCAATGCTGCAATCGTTAGTAATTTTTCTAATAGTGTATTTTACAGTAATACCAGCATATCAAAATCATGGATTATGGTTATCTTTCATAGTTTTTTCATTTGCAAGGTCGTTATTTTTAATGAGATATGTTAAAAAATTTTTGGAAAAATATAAATTGGAATTGAATGTAAAAACATCAATAAATAGTGGTATTTAGCTAGTTTTTACAATTATATGCTAAAGAGATTTTCATATAAGGAATTTTATTATGATTTCATTTTGAATAAATAGCTTTTTATAAGGAATTTAACAGTTTTATGTGGTATATTACTGTTGAAACAAAATTTAAAGAAAAGGAATGATGAAGATGAAATTATTGAAAAAATCAATGCTAGTATTGTCTGTAATGACATTAATTGGAGGAATGAGTTTTGCCGCAACAGCTAAGAAAAGACCTGCTGCAAGAAAGGTAGCTTCAGAATCATATACTTGCGGTTCTGAAAGAATAACAGTTTCTTATCCAGCAACAAATACTGCCAGAGTAGTTACTAAAGCAGGAAATGTTTACAACCTTAAGGTAGCAACATCAGGTAGTGGATCAAGATATGTTTCTAAAAATGGAAATGTAGAATTCTTCAAAGGCGGAAAAGATGCTATTTATAGAGGACCTAATGGTATTGAAAAATCTTGCACAAGAAGATAACAAAATTTATTCTTAATTAATTGAAAAACATAGCTGACAGATTAGAAGAAAGTCTGAAGGCTATGTTTTTTATGTTTCATACTGTTCCCCATTTAAATAACGAATTTATTACAAATTTTTCTAATCAAGGGATAAAACTTAATATTTTCAAATGATTAAAACATAATTTTTACTTTTTAAACAGATTCTAGTATAAATTAATCCGTCGGAGCATTTTTCTGTGCTGGCAAAACTGTCTGAGCATAGCGAGTTTTTTGGCAGTTCAGAAAAATGTCGTAGACTAGCCATAGGTTGTAGGATTTGCGGCAATGAGCAATCCTACGGAAATAAAAAAGAAAAAACATAGTAATATGAAAAAATATTTATTAATAAAATATCCAAAAAATAATTTAGTTGAATGATTATAAATTAATTATCAAACAACTCTATTATAAAAATTTATTCCTATTTTTAAAAGGGGTTTAGTATTAGTTTGATTTCAGGCAATATTAAAAGAAGAACTAAAGATGTGGATTTATTTCAGGATTTTCAATCTGAACTGTTACATGCTCTATTCCGTATTCATTTTTTAGAAGTTTTACCACATCATTTACAATTTCATAATCATTTACACCGTTGTACTCATCTAGTAAAATATGGAATGAAATACTTATATTTTCTTCAGAAATATTCCATAAATGGAATTCATGAATATCTTTTATTTTATCAATTGTCAGAATTTTAGCATGAATTTCGTCAATGTCTAAATCACTGGGAACAGCTTCCATTAAAATAAAAAACGCCTCTTTTGCAATTTTTAATCCGCCAGTAAAAATAACAATGCTTATAATCACACTTATTATTATATCAAAAATAACAAGGTTAGTTAATTTCAAAATAATCGCCGCAATTATGACTCCGACAGAATTTAACGTATCGCCTAAAAAATGCCACAAAGCGCTTTTTACATTAAGATTATTTTCTTTTTTCAAACTTTTCATAAGCACAAACATAAGTATTATATTAACCAAAAGTCCGATTACTGCAATTGTAAACATTGTAAAAAAATCAACATGCTCTGGATTGAAAAGCCGTTTTACAGCTTCAATAACTATTCCGACTGAAATTATCATAAGAGCCAGTCCATTTATGAATGCAGAAATTATCTCAATTCTTAAAAATCCGTAAGTAAAATTCTTGTTTGGCTTTTTGGCTGAATAAAATACTGCTACAATGCTGAATAAAAGTGCAACGACATCTGAAAACATGTGAAATGAATCTGAAATAAGCGCAAGTGAGCCGCTAAATATTCCGCCAAATAATTCAACTAAAGCAAAAAATAATGTCAGTAAAATTGAAGTTATCAAAGTTTTCTTTGATTGAGCCTGATATTTATAATGCTTTATATGATGATACTTAAAATCAATTTTTTCTTTATTCATCTTATCTTTCCTTCTTTCCTCTAAAAATATTTAATTTATTTTTATTATATAATAGGAGTTTTTTTATTTCAACAACATAATTTTATTTTATAGTAAAACTGTTTTGAAATCTTAAAATTATTTTTAATATTGTTGCAGATTGCAATTTTGTATGGTAAACTTTTGTTAGAAATAATAAATTTAAAATTGAAATGTATTCAAATTATATTTTTGCAATACCAAAGTTAAGCAATAAATTCTAAGATAAAGGAGAAATATAAAATGTCAAATATATTTGAAAAAAAAGTCAGAATAAACGAATTGACAAACTTGAGAAAAGAACTTATGCAGCAGGGGAATGTTGTGGAAGAGGTTAAAGTATTAAAGGAATTAGCAGAACTTACAGAAGATGTTTTTGGTGAGGAAAGTGATGAAAATATTAAAATTTTGAATGAAGTTGGGGGGACTCTTAAATATGTTGGGGAGTTTGACACGGCGAAAGATGCTTTGCTGAAGGCACAAGGCTTTATTGAGAAAAAATATGGCAAGGACAGTATTCCGTATGCGACTTGCAGCCTGAACCTAGCTGAAGTTTACAGGTTTATGAAAAAATATGATGAAACTGAAGATATGTACCTTAATACCATGAAAATTTATGAAAGTAATAATTTGCAGAATGACTATGTTTATGCAAGCGTATGTAATAATTTGGCTTTATTTTATCAGGAACTTGAAAGATATGAGGAAGCGATTGAATTGCAGGAAAAAAGTCTGGAAGTATTGGAAAAAGTTGGAGAAAATCCTATCCAGTATGCAATTACGCTAAGTAACCTTGTACAGCCTTATTTGAAAGTGAAAAACAAGGAAAAAGCTGAAGAATACTTGCAAAAATCACTGGAACTAATCGAAAAGGAAGCTGGAAAAGCTCATAACTTGTATGCAGCAGTCCTTAACAATATGGCGACTTTTTATTTTGCAGAAAATGAATACGAAAAAGCATTGGAATTATTTGAGGAAAGTGCTGAAATTTGTGAAAAGACGTTTGGTAAAGAAAGTAATAACTACAAAAATATTTTGGAAAATATTGAAATTGTGAAGGAAAAAATGGTTTAAATTTTTGGAATAAGGAGAAAAAATGGATTCAAATAAAATAAAAGGACTGGAACTTTCAAAAAGATATTTTGAAGAAATTTATCTTCCAGTTATAAAAAGTGAATTTCCAGAAGTTTTTGAAAAAATGGCGGCTGGACTTGCGGGAGAAGGTTCAGAATGTTTTGGGTTTGATGATGAAATTTCGCAGGATCACGATTTTGGGCCGTCCTGCTGTATTTGGCTGAGTCCAGAAGATTATGAAAAATATGGACTAAATTTGCAGAAAAGGCTTAATGAATTGCCAAAGGAGTTTTTGGGCTTTAGAGCATTAAATGCGAGCGAGTTTGGAGATGGACGGCGTGGTGTCCTTAATATGGATGACTGGTTTTTCAAGTTTTTGGGAGATGTGAAGGCACCTGAGAATTTGTATGATTGGCGGTTAATCCCAGAAGAATTGCTAGCAACGGCGGTTAATGGAGAAATTTTTATGGATAATTCAGGACAATTTACAAAGATTAGAAATGATTTGGAAAAATATTTTCCAGAAGATATACGGCTTAATAAAATTGCCACAAGATGTATGAAAATGGCACAATCTGGGCAGTATAACTATTTACGATGTATGAAAAGAAATGAAATTGTGGCAGCAAGGCTGGCGGAAACTGAGTTTATAAATGAAGCGATACATATAATTTTTTTATTGAATAAAAAATATAAACTTTTTTACAAATGGATGCCAAGAGCTTTAAAAAATTTGAAAATTTTGGGAGAAAAAACGTATTTTTTAATTGAAGAGCTAGTAAAATTACCAGTTAGTGCGGTTAATAGAAAATTTCAAATTATTGAAGAAATAAGTGCCGATGTAATTTTGGAAATGAAAAATCAAAATATTGTTCCAAGACAATTAACAAGCGACTTTTTACAGGATTATGGGCCTTTTGTGCAAAATAAAATTGAAGATGAGAAATTAAGAAACTGGAATCCTGCGATGGATTAAAATAGAAAATTTAAAAAACAATCAACAAAATTAAAGAATATTGGATTTTAAAATAGGAGAATTGAAAATGGAAAGAGAAATTAGCAAAAAAGAAAGTTTTATTAGACAAATTTTAAAAAGGGAATGGGAATTTTTTCAAAATGTGCATCATACGGAAGGAAGAGCAGAATGTCAGGATAATCCTCAGGAATTTGAGATTATGAGAAGAAGCCAATGGGAAACATTGCCTGATGAAATTCTGGAAAGTTATCTGGAAGACTTGATTTTGGCAAAACATCGTGGTGAAAACATTGTTCAGGACAAATATGCCAGAATGATGAAATACAGTTCTCCAAAAGAATACGAAATTATTAAGGAGTATTTGCCTAAAATTTCACAAGAAAAGGAAGAATTGGTACAAAAAATAGTAGAAATTTATTTGCATTGGGAAGAAGAAATAATAAAAAAATATCCAAAAGTTACTTCAAAAGGGCGTCCTTTATACTCAAAATACGACACACCAAACTATACTTCAATTGAAACTTACTTGAAGGGAGAATTATCATCATATTCAGTAAAAACATTGAAATTATATTATGAGTATATTCAGAGCTGTGTTACAAATAACATAAACTTAGCAGAAAATAATTTGGAAAATATTGTACTAGAAAAAGGATATAGCTCTATCGAGGAAGCAGAGAAAAGTTTGTAAATTTATAAGTTGGAGGGAAGATAAATGGCAAAAGTGAAGGAATTAATAGAACGTGGATTAGAATTATTTTCAAAAAATAGTGTAGGCAGACTAGAAAAGTTTTTTGAATCAGCAAAACAAGAAAATCTAGATATAAGTTCAATTGATAAAAAATATATGAAATTTAAAAGAACTAAAAAGAAAAAACGATTTACAACAATTTTTAATTATTTTACTTTCGGGTTTTCAGCAATAGGAAGAATGGCACACATGGCTTATGATGCCGAAAGAAAGGAAGAATTTAAAAATGAAAGAATGAAATTGCAAGGGGAAATAAAAGATGTGTTAGCGAATGAAAATATAGATGATAACTCTAGGGAGCTATTACAAATAATGGATTTCTATTTATATGATTAAAACTACGAATCAGGTATACTGTCAAATCAAGTGAAACAAAAAGTAAAAATTAATTTTTAAAGTTTTTATGTTAAGATTAGAGTGTAAATAAAACAAAATTTAAATGACTAAAAAACTACGAAAAAATTCCTCTTCATTGAATGGGGATTTTTTTATTTGTAAAAAATATTTGATTTTTTGAGAAAATGATGTATAATAATATTAATTAAAAATTAAATTTTGTATAAAAATAGTTTTTTAAAAGGGGGAAAAATGAGAATAAAGGGGAATAATGATGGGTTTACACTCATTGAGGTTTTGTTATACATTTCAATTATGGCGATTTTGTTTATGGTAGTTTCTGTGAATTTACAGAAACAGAGGCAGAATCAGGAGTTTGCAATTCAGAAGAGGAATATTAGCCAGTTTATTAGAAAAATTCAGCAGTATGCACAGCACAACAGGAAGGAATATGTGCTGGATTTTAAAATATCTGAAAAAACAGCTTATTTTCTGGACGAAAAAAATGGGAAAAAGGATATTGTTGATAAAATGGAGATTTCCAAAAACTTATCTTATATGACAAATAATTCTAATAAAAATGCTGATTTTAGAAGACGTACCACAAATGAAGGGAATTTTGAAAAAGGATTTTCCGTTTATTTGCTGGATAAAAAGGGAGAAAAAATTTATTACAGGATTTCTACAAACACAATAAATGCGGCAAAATATCCGATTATAAGTATTTACAGGGCTAAAAAGCCGATTAATCTTTCGGATGATTATTCAAAGGCTAATTTGTGGGAGGAGGAAATTTAGATGAAAAATGGGGGAAATTTTGAAAATAATGAGATAATTGAGGAAAGAAATAAAAAAATAGATTTTGAGAATATAAAATTTCGTAAAATCGTGAAAAAATCTAATAAAAATGAAAATATAAAAAATTCTGGAAATACAAAAGTGAGTAAAAATAATGACAATAGTCAAACTCAAGAAAACGTAAATAAATTTGAAAATAAGGAATTTGACAAATATATTTTGGAAATGCAGAAATTCAGAGAAAAAGAAGCTAGAAAAAAATATATAAAATCTGAACTTTCACGCAGGAAACAAAATTTAGTAAAATTTTTTAATATGGAAATAGGAATTGAAGAAGTAAAAAGAACTTGGCAATTTGGAATTTTAATTTTGGCAGGAATTTTTTTGTTTGTGTTTTATCTGAATTTTGTTACTTTTAAGGGGGAACTTTCTGGAGAAAAGACATTTTATGTGAAGATTGATGGAAATCGTGGAAGTGTCCTGAAAGTTAATAATAAATATTTGAAAAGTCAGGCGAGCATTGAGAATAAGAAGGGGCTTGAATACGGATTTTACCTTATGCGGTACAAAATTAAAAAAGCTGTAAATAAAAATGGCAATATTAAGATTGAAGGGAAACTGCTGGGATATAAAGAATCACGATTAAATGGAGTCCGTAAATATATTTTGGAGATTTTTGATAATTTGTTTATAACTGAAGAAAATTTGTATGCTTTTTCACGCGCTGCAGTTTTGGGAGAAAAGGCGGAGGTTTCTAAGGATATGAAGGATAAGTTTAAATATACAGGACTGGCTCATTTGATTGTAATTTCTGGGACTCATATAAGTCTGGTTGTGATTGGGATTGTGAAAATTTTGGATGGGCTGTCGCTAGGGTACAGGTTTAAGTATTTAATGGCACTTGCGGCACTTACTTTTTACTGTGCATTAATTGGATTCTCGCCAGGAATTTTGCGTGCCTATATTATGGGAGCAATGATGATTTTGGCAAGGATTTTATTTGAGCAGGAAGATAGTAAAAAATCTTTGTTAATATCGTTTATTGTTATAATTGTGCTAAATCCATATTCACTTTTTGATATTTCGATGCAGCTTTCATATGCAGCTGTTATAGCAATAATTTTTGTCAATCCTGAATTTAAGAAATTTTATGAAAAAAAGATTTTGGATAAAATAAAAAACGAAGTATTGAAAAATACTGTAGATTTGATATTTTTAAGTTTAACAATACAAATTACGAGCATTCCTTTATTTTTGTATTATTTTGAAAAACTGCCATTATTTTCATTTTTACTAAACATTGTGGGAATACCGATTGGAACAGTTGTTATACAATGTTTATTTTTTGCAGTGCTTTTAAATATTTTTAAATTGTCTTTATTTAACAGTCTGATTGTTTTTGTTACAGAAATTATTTTTAAAGCTTTTGAAGGATTTATTTACGCTGGGAGCAAAATTCCGCTTTTACAGATTAGTATCAATGGAAAAGTACCGTTATGGACGATTTTTGCATATTATGGAATGTTATTTTTTATAATATTTTTTGTAATGCCCTTGTTTACTGCAAAAATTGATATATACTCAAGTTCTTTTAATACTGAAACAATAAAATAATTATAGAAATAGATTTAAGAATGTTATTAGCAGTATAAATGAAAATTATGATAATAAACATATTTTATAAGTTCCTGTTTCGTGGTATAATGATATGATAAAAAAATAATAAAATTTGAAAGGAAGATAGAATATGAGTTTACCAAATTGTCCAAAATGCGGATCAGTATATGTTTATGAGGATGGAAATATGCTAGTTTGTCCAGAATGCTTTTATGAATGGACTGAAAATGGGGAAGAAAGCAGTGATGAAAACGTTGTAAAAGATTCAAACGGAAATATTTTACAGGATGGAGACAGCGTTACAATTATTAAGGATTTGAAAGTAAAAGGTGCATCGTCAGACTTGAAGAGAGGAACAAAAGTTAAAAATATAAGATTAATTGATGATGGGATTCATAACATTGAGTGTAAAATAGACGGTTTTGGTGCAATGAAACTGAAATCGGAATTTGTTAAAAAAATATAAAAAATAGAATTGGAGAAAGAATGAAATCAGGATTTATAACAATTGTTGGGCGTCCAAATGTTGGGAAGTCCACGCTTATGAATAAGCTTGTGAAAGAAAAAGTTGCGATTGTGTCGGATAAGGCTGGAACGACTAGGGATCAGATAAAAGGGATTGTAAATATTGGAGAAAATCAGTTTATATTTGTTGATACGCCAGGGATTCATAAACCTAAACATTTTCTTGGGGAACACATGACAAATGTGGCGTTAGAGGCACTTGAAAATGTGGATTTGATAATGTTTATGCTGGATGGGACACAGGAAATTTCAACTGGGGATATGTTTGTTAATGAAAATGTGCGAAGTGTAAAGACACCAATTGTACTTGTTATTAACAAAATTGATAAAATGTCGGATGAGGAAATTGAGGAAAAGAAAAAGGAAATTCGTGAAAAATTGGGAGAATTTGATGAGATAATAACTCTTACGGCGGAATATGCGATTGGAATTCATAAAATATTTGAAGTTGCCGAGAAATATTTGTCAAATGATGTATGGTTTTATCCAGAAGATTACTATACAGATTTACCAGTAAATAAAATTGTTGTGGAAACAGTCAGAGAAAAAATTTTACATCATACAAAAGATGAAATTCCGCATAGTGTAGCTGTGGAGATTATTAATGTGGAAACAAAGACTACAATTAGAAAATATGATATAAATATTTATGTTGAAAGAGATAGCCAGAAAGGTATTGTTATTGGGAAAGATGGGGCTATGCTAAAAAAAATTGGGATAGAGGCTAGACGTGAAATTGAGCATTTAATTGATTTGAAGGTTAATTTGAAATTGTGGGTAAAAGTTAAGAAGAAATGGAGAAAGAATAAGAAATTTCTTGATGAAATGGGTTATAAAATAAAATAACGGTTATTTTAGATTCTATTTGATTAATAACAATTTCTTTTAATTTTTATAAAAATTTTGCTTGGAAATACATATTTATGGGAGAAAGTAAAAATATGAGTTTAGATTTTGGCAATTAAGTTTAATATTTTAATAATAAAAGAGAATTTTGAAAAAAAGAAAGAGGAAAATAGAGATGGATTTTAAAATACATTCAAAATTTAAGCCTACTGGAGATCAGCCTCAGGCTATTAAAAAGATTGTGGAAAACTTGGAAGATGGTATTACAGATCAGATTTTGCTTGGGGTTACGGGATCAGGAAAGACATTTACAGTTGCGAATGTTATTGAGAAAATAAATCGTCCAGCTTTGATAATGGCACCGAACAAAACGCTTGCAGCACAGCTTTATAATGAATATAAGCAGTTTTTTCCTGAAAATGCTGTTGAATATTTTGTATCTTATTACGATTATTACCAGCCTGAAGCATATATTATGCAGACTGACACGTATATCGAAAAGGACTCTTCAATTAATGATGAAATCGATAAATTACGGCACGCGGCGACAGCGGCACTTTTGAATAGAAGAGATGTTATTATTGTGGCTTCGGTTTCGGCAATTTATGGATTGGGGTCGCCAGAGGCTTATAAAAAGAGATCGATTCCGATTGATGTGGAAACTGGGTTTGAGAGAAATGAGCTTATAAAAAGGCTGATTTCACTTAGATACGAGAGAAATGACATTGCATTTGAGCGTGGAAAATTCCGTGTGAAAGGGGATATTCTTGATTTGCATCCATCTTATCAGGATACAGGATACCGTTTTGAATTTTTTGGAGATGATTTGGAAAGCATTTCAGAGATTAATACGCTTACTGGACAGAAAATTAGAAATATAAAAAGAATCACAATAATGCCTGCGACTCACTATTTGACAAATGAAGATACAAAAGTGATGTTTGAGGCAATAAAAAAGGAAATGGAAGAAAGAGTGCATTTTTTCCAGAAAGAGGGAAAACTGCTGGAAGCACAGAGAATTGAGCAAAGAACAAAATATGATTTGGAAATGATTGAGGAAATTGGGTATTGTAAAGGTGTGGAAAACTATTCTAGATATTTGACAGGAAAGAGTGAAGGGGAAGCGCCTGATACGTTAATTGACTATTTTCCAGAGGATTTGGTTGTATTTCTGGATGAGTCGCACATTTCAGTTCCACAGATAAATGGAATGTATAAGGGAGATAGAGCAAGAAAGCAGTCTTTAATTGACAATGGATTTAGGCTTCCAAGTGCTTATGATAACCGTCCGTTAAAATTTGAGGAATTTTTTGGAAAAATCCCGCAAGTTGTGTATATTTCAGCCACTCCAAGCGATTATGAGCTGGAACATTCAAATGGTGAAGTTGTAGAGCAGCTTGTCCGTCCAACAGGAATTGTAGAGCCAAGTATCGACATTCGTGAAACAAAAAATCAAATTGATGACTTGATGGATGAAATAAAAACAAGAACAGCAAGAAAAGAACGGATTTTAGTTACAACCTTGACAAAAAAAATGGCAGAAGAACTGACAGATTACTATTTGGAATATGGAATAAAAGTAAAATATATGCACTCTGACATTGATACGCTAGAAAGAACAGAAATAATAAGAGGTTTGAGAAAAGGTGAATTTGATGTTCTGGTTGGAATAAACTTGCTGCGGGAAGGGCTGGATATTCCAGAAGTTTCATTAGTGGCAATTTTGGAAGCAGACAAGGAAGGGTATTTACGTTCGAGAAGATCTTTAATTCAGACAATGGGACGTGCCGCAAGAAACGTGGAAGGACATGTTATCCTGTATGCTGACAGAATAACAGGCTCCATGCAGGAAGCCATTGATGAGGTAAACAGACGGCGTGAAGTTCAGGAAAAATACAACTTGGAAAACAATATTAATCCAAAATCAATCGTAAGAGAAATTGCAGAGTCAATCGTAGACTATGAAATTGAAAAAGAAAATGAAGCGAACAAAGCAATCAAGCAGTATAAGAGCGAAAAAGACGTGGAAAAGGAAATTAAGAAACTTGATAAGCAAATTAAAAAACTGGCTGAAGAGCTTAATTTTGAGGAAGCTATTAAATTGAGGGATAAAATGAATGAATTGAAAAAGTTGTTAATTGAACTGTAAATTATAAAAAATTAATTAAAAAAATGATTGACAATTGAAAAATTCTATACTATAATATGCATAGAAAATAACTTGGTCAGATGTAATTTTATTACAGGACTATCTAATCCACTATGCGTAGTGGATTTTTTTGTGGAGGGGAAATGGGAGACATTGTGTATGATAAACCTTTTAAAACTTATAAAGAGCAAATAGAAATATTAAAAAATAAATATAAACTAAATATAAAAAATGAAAATTTTGCTTTAGAACTTTTAAGTACGATTTCATATTATGATTTGATTAATGGTTCTAAAGAATCTTTTTTTGAGAAAGATTCTGAAATATTTGAAGAAAACACAGATATTATAGATTTGTTTCTTTTCAAAATATTAGATAAAAATATTCAAAATACATTGTTTAAGTATAGTGTCTATGTAGAAAATATATTTAAAACAAAAATGGCATATCTTATATCAAGGAAATACGGAATTTCAATTGAACAGTATTTAAATGAAAAAAACTACTATTTGCCTATTAATTTTCAAAGAAGAGAAAAAAGAAATCAAACCTTAGAAGCAATTTTGGCAGTAGCAACAGATAATAAGTATAAAAATGATCCTACAGAATATTATAAAAAATATCATAATCATATTCCAGCTTGGATATTATTTAAAAATGTTAATTTTACAGACATTATTGATTTATATTCCTTTTTAAAATTAGAAGATAAACTGGAGATAGCAAAAGAATATTGTAATAATGCGAGTCAACTCAAAGATGAAGAATTAGTAGAACTATTAAAAAATTCAATTACTATCGTAAGAAAGTTTAGAAATAGAATTGCCCATAATTTAAAAGTAATAACCTATAGAGCTAAAGGTAACAATTTGAAATTGAAGAATATTAAAAATTTTCTTCCAAATCAATTTATAGGAAAAAATGATTATAAAAATAAAATAGGAATTAATGACTTGTTTTCTATGATTTCCTCAATAACTTTTTTGTTAAAAAATGAGACATTGATATTTCAGATGTTTAGTGAATTAAAGGCTGATTTTAATTTAATATCCTTACAGAAAATGGTAAAAAAATATAAAAAAGTAACAAATTTTCCTCAAAATATTGAAAAAAGATTTGATATAATTTTA
This is a stretch of genomic DNA from Leptotrichia hofstadii. It encodes these proteins:
- a CDS encoding cation diffusion facilitator family transporter gives rise to the protein MNKEKIDFKYHHIKHYKYQAQSKKTLITSILLTLFFALVELFGGIFSGSLALISDSFHMFSDVVALLFSIVAVFYSAKKPNKNFTYGFLRIEIISAFINGLALMIISVGIVIEAVKRLFNPEHVDFFTMFTIAVIGLLVNIILMFVLMKSLKKENNLNVKSALWHFLGDTLNSVGVIIAAIILKLTNLVIFDIIISVIISIVIFTGGLKIAKEAFFILMEAVPSDLDIDEIHAKILTIDKIKDIHEFHLWNISEENISISFHILLDEYNGVNDYEIVNDVVKLLKNEYGIEHVTVQIENPEINPHL
- a CDS encoding MATE family efflux transporter, which gives rise to MKKSVNIEKTRNWEYLKLAFGFTLSTLTVPLLNSVDTAAVGNLSNPVFIGGVTLGGTIFNTIYWLFGFLRVSTSGYSAKAFGESNRREEITVLVRPVLISVLLGIFFVLFQKPILWGFTHFFDAGREITEYIAVYFNILIWGAPFVLLNYTFLGWIMGRKEIKKCLVLQLMTNFVNIALDIYFVKVLKMDVAGVAAATLISQITTTLLSVFIILKTFSLKEILHNINLKEIFDKAEVKKVGAVNLDLVLRTVCLLVTTNLFLEKAAHNGKIILAANSILFQVQYLMSYIFDGFANASSVFSGIAVGEKDFRKLKWVMRKSIHLCIIISAFLSTAFILGGEKLLLFYTKNTEVINTANQYKMWIAAFPIVVSFGLVIYGNFTGATETAYIRNSMLQSLVIFLIVYFTVIPAYQNHGLWLSFIVFSFARSLFLMRYVKKFLEKYKLELNVKTSINSGI
- a CDS encoding tetratricopeptide repeat protein, whose amino-acid sequence is MSNIFEKKVRINELTNLRKELMQQGNVVEEVKVLKELAELTEDVFGEESDENIKILNEVGGTLKYVGEFDTAKDALLKAQGFIEKKYGKDSIPYATCSLNLAEVYRFMKKYDETEDMYLNTMKIYESNNLQNDYVYASVCNNLALFYQELERYEEAIELQEKSLEVLEKVGENPIQYAITLSNLVQPYLKVKNKEKAEEYLQKSLELIEKEAGKAHNLYAAVLNNMATFYFAENEYEKALELFEESAEICEKTFGKESNNYKNILENIEIVKEKMV
- a CDS encoding ComEC/Rec2 family competence protein, whose protein sequence is MKNGGNFENNEIIEERNKKIDFENIKFRKIVKKSNKNENIKNSGNTKVSKNNDNSQTQENVNKFENKEFDKYILEMQKFREKEARKKYIKSELSRRKQNLVKFFNMEIGIEEVKRTWQFGILILAGIFLFVFYLNFVTFKGELSGEKTFYVKIDGNRGSVLKVNNKYLKSQASIENKKGLEYGFYLMRYKIKKAVNKNGNIKIEGKLLGYKESRLNGVRKYILEIFDNLFITEENLYAFSRAAVLGEKAEVSKDMKDKFKYTGLAHLIVISGTHISLVVIGIVKILDGLSLGYRFKYLMALAALTFYCALIGFSPGILRAYIMGAMMILARILFEQEDSKKSLLISFIVIIVLNPYSLFDISMQLSYAAVIAIIFVNPEFKKFYEKKILDKIKNEVLKNTVDLIFLSLTIQITSIPLFLYYFEKLPLFSFLLNIVGIPIGTVVIQCLFFAVLLNIFKLSLFNSLIVFVTEIIFKAFEGFIYAGSKIPLLQISINGKVPLWTIFAYYGMLFFIIFFVMPLFTAKIDIYSSSFNTETIK
- a CDS encoding DUF4125 family protein is translated as MEREISKKESFIRQILKREWEFFQNVHHTEGRAECQDNPQEFEIMRRSQWETLPDEILESYLEDLILAKHRGENIVQDKYARMMKYSSPKEYEIIKEYLPKISQEKEELVQKIVEIYLHWEEEIIKKYPKVTSKGRPLYSKYDTPNYTSIETYLKGELSSYSVKTLKLYYEYIQSCVTNNINLAENNLENIVLEKGYSSIEEAEKSL
- a CDS encoding DUF4037 domain-containing protein — protein: MDSNKIKGLELSKRYFEEIYLPVIKSEFPEVFEKMAAGLAGEGSECFGFDDEISQDHDFGPSCCIWLSPEDYEKYGLNLQKRLNELPKEFLGFRALNASEFGDGRRGVLNMDDWFFKFLGDVKAPENLYDWRLIPEELLATAVNGEIFMDNSGQFTKIRNDLEKYFPEDIRLNKIATRCMKMAQSGQYNYLRCMKRNEIVAARLAETEFINEAIHIIFLLNKKYKLFYKWMPRALKNLKILGEKTYFLIEELVKLPVSAVNRKFQIIEEISADVILEMKNQNIVPRQLTSDFLQDYGPFVQNKIEDEKLRNWNPAMD
- a CDS encoding zinc ribbon domain-containing protein YjdM; amino-acid sequence: MSLPNCPKCGSVYVYEDGNMLVCPECFYEWTENGEESSDENVVKDSNGNILQDGDSVTIIKDLKVKGASSDLKRGTKVKNIRLIDDGIHNIECKIDGFGAMKLKSEFVKKI
- a CDS encoding MliC family protein is translated as MMKMKLLKKSMLVLSVMTLIGGMSFAATAKKRPAARKVASESYTCGSERITVSYPATNTARVVTKAGNVYNLKVATSGSGSRYVSKNGNVEFFKGGKDAIYRGPNGIEKSCTRR
- a CDS encoding type II secretion system protein, whose protein sequence is MRIKGNNDGFTLIEVLLYISIMAILFMVVSVNLQKQRQNQEFAIQKRNISQFIRKIQQYAQHNRKEYVLDFKISEKTAYFLDEKNGKKDIVDKMEISKNLSYMTNNSNKNADFRRRTTNEGNFEKGFSVYLLDKKGEKIYYRISTNTINAAKYPIISIYRAKKPINLSDDYSKANLWEEEI